GTCCGCACTGTCCGCGACCGCGGTGCTTCTCGCCCTGCCCGGCGGACGCGGCACCGGGGCACCGCAGTTGAGGTCGCGTACCGAACTGGGCTCCTTGGCGGTGCCCCGGCTGTGGGTCGCCTACGCCACCACCGCGCTGACCGTCTCCGCCACCATCGCGGTCTTCTCCTACCTGGGCGCCCTGCTGGAGGACGTCACGGGCATCTCCGAGGGGCTCGTGCCGGCGGTGCTCGGCCTGTACGGCGTGGGCGCGCTGGCCGGCCTCACGGTGGGCGGCCGCATCGCCGACCGGGTCCCGTTCGGGGTCCTGCTGACCGGCATGGGCACGGTCGCGGCCGTAGCGGCCACCATCGCGCTGACCGCGGACCTCCCCGCGGTGGTGATCCCGCTCGCCGTCCTCCTCGCCGCCGGCGGCTTCATGACCAACCCGGCGGTGAACGCCCGCGTGTTCGGCATCCTGGGCGAGACCAGGACGCTGGGCGGCGCGGTGAACATCGCCGCCTTCACGTCGGCATCGCCGTGGCTCCCTGGGTGTCCGGGCTGGTGATCGACGCGGGCCCCGGCCTGGCGGGCATCGGCCGGGTCGGCGCGGCCTTCGCCGTGGCGGCTGTCGCGAGCACGCTGCTGGACCGACACCTCACCCGCCGCCACCAGCGCACCGCGCCCACCCCGGCCCCTGCCCGGCGCGACGTCCCTGAGTCGGCCGCGGCCTCCCGGTGAGCTCGGCGGCCCGCGCCTCGGCGAACCGAACCGGTCCGTGCGCCACGACCGGCGGCGCTGCGCAGCGGAACCGGGGTCCGTGCGGCCGGCTTCGGGCGCACGGACCCTGCTCAGACCCTGCTCAGACCCTGCTCAGACCCTGCTCAGACCCTGCTCAGACCCTGCTCAGACCCTGCTCAGACCCTGCTCCCTTCGTCAGGCGCTCTGTTGCAGTCGGCGCAGCGACGCGACGAGCTGGTCCACCTCGTCGGACGTGTTGTAGAGCGCGAGAGACGCACGCGCCGCCGACTCCAACCCGTAGTGGGCGAGGGCTGGTTGGGCGCAGTGGTGACCGGCGCGGACGGCGATTCCGTCGCGGTCGAGCCAGTCGGCGACGGAGGCCGGGTCCTGCCCCGCGAGCGTGAAGGTGAGCACCGCGATCCGGTCGGACGCCGAACCGATCAACTGGAGCCCGGGCACCGTGGCAAGGGCGTCGCGCGCACACGACAGGAGACGCTCCTCGTATGCCGCGACGGCCTCGCGGTCCAGGGACGTCAGCCAGTTCAGGGCGGCGAGCAGTCCGATGACGCCGGAGATGTGTCCGGTACCGGCCTCCATCTTGTGCGGGGCGGCCGCGAACGTGGTCCTGCCGAAGTCCACGGACTCGATCATGTTGCCGCCGCCCTGCCACGGTGCCATGCCGGCGAGGAGGTCCGGCTTCGTGTACAGGACACCGATGCCGGTCGGCGCGAACAGCTTGTGACCGGAGAACGCGTAGAAGTCCGCGTTCAAGTCCTGGACGTCGACGGGGAAATGAGCGACGGCCTGGGCACCGTCCACCAGGACCTTGGCGCCATAGCGGTGGGCGAGCGCCGTCATCTCCTTGACGGGCGGGACGGTGCCCAGGACGTTCGAGGCGTGGCTGATCGCGACGAGCCGGGTGCGCGAGGACAGGAGATCCGCGTACGCGTCCTGGTCGATCTCTCCGTCCGCGGTGAGCGGGACCGGCACGAGCCGGGCCCGGGTCTCCTTGGCGACCATCTGCCACGGCACGATGTCCGAGTGGTGTTCGAGGACCGGCACCAGAATGTCGTCCCCGGGCCCGAGGTTGGCCCGGCCCCAGCTCTGCGCGACGAGGTTGACGGCCTCCGTGGTGCCGCGCACGAACACGACACCGTCCGGGCTCGGGGCGCCGAGGAAGTCGGCGACGGCCGCCCGGCCCGCCTCGTACGCCTCGGTGGCCTCCCGCGCCATGGTGTGGGCCCCGCGGTGGATGTTGGAGTTGGCGGTGCCGTAGTAGGCGGTGAGCGCCTCGATGACCTGGCGCGGCTTCTGGGTGGTGGCTGCGTTGTCGAGCCAGATGAGGGGGTGGCCGTTGACCGGCCGGTGCAGGATCGGGAAGTCGTGACGCACCGACTCGGCGGTGAAACCGCCCGGTCGGCGCCGAAGCGCGGAGGGATCGGTCGGCGTCGGCCACGCCGTGACGTCAGGCGTAGTCATGGTACTTGGACACCTCGACGTTCTGGAGTACGGCGATGGCGTCGTCCACCAGCACGGCGGTGTTGAAGTAGGCCGTCATCAGGTAGGACGTGATGCCCTTCCGGTCCATGCCCATGTTCCGCATGGACAGGCCGGGTTCGACCTCGTCCGGCACCGCCGCGGGGCGCAAGCCCACCACGCCCTGCTCGGCCTCGCCGACCCGCATCAGCAGGATCTCGGTGGTACCGGCGGCCTCGCCCGAGCCGCCCGGACACGGCACCTTGTCGGAGGGCAGCAGCGGCACGCCCCGCCAGGTCAGCAGCGGACTGCCGAACCGGCTGTCCGTCACCGGCGGCACCCCCCGCCGCGTGCACTCGCGCCCGAACGCGGCGATCGCCCTCGGGTGCGCCACGAAGTAGGCGGGCTGCTTCCACACCCTCGCGAGCAGCTCGTCCAGGTCGTCGGGGGTGGGAGCGCCGGTGCGCGCCTGCACGCGCTGACCGGCCGGGACACTGTGGAAGAGCCCGAGGTCGGGGTGGTTGAGCATCAGGTTCTCCTGCCGCTCGCGCAGGGCCTGGACGGTCAGGTTGGCCTGGGTCCGCGTCTGGTCCATCGGCCCGTTGTAGAGGTCGGCGACACGGGAGTGCACCATCATCCGCGTCTGGGCGAGCGTCATGTGGTATTCGCGCGGCACGTCCTCGTAGTCGACGTAGGTGCTCGGCAGGTCGACCTCACCCACATGACCGCCGCTCAGGTCGATGGGCGCCTCGGTGCCGGGTGCGGGCACGCCGCCCGCCGCGTACGACTCCACCGCCCCGCGCAGCGACCCGTCGCGCTCCATGAGCCCGGCGAGAGCGGAACGCGCGGCGCGCAGGGCGACGCCGGGAGTGACGGCCTTGACGGCGTACGGCATGGGCTCGCCCTTGGTCCACGCCTCCAGGTCGAAGTACTGCCCGTCGCCGATGACCTGGACCAGCGCCTCGTCGCCGTACCGCCCGGCGGCGCGCTTCTCGGCGCGGCCCCGGACGATCACCCACAGGTGCTCGGCGGTGTCGCCCTCCTGGACGAGCACCTGCCCGGCCTCGAAGCTCGTCTCGGTGAAGGCGTCGGCCAGTTGACCGAGGAGGGCGTCATCGGTCTCGCGCAGGTACGGGATCTCGCGTAAGTCGCCCTGCACGACGCGCGGACTTCCCTCGTCGGTGTGCGTGCTGATGCGGTCGTCGCCCAGGACGTAGGTGCGGCGCCGGTTGACGCGGTACACACCCGATTCGACATCGACCCAAGGAAGGGCGCGCAGGAGGTAGCGCGGGGTGATACCGCGCATCTGCGGTGCCGTCTTCGTGGTGGTCGCGAGTTGCCGAGCGGACTCGGTGCTGAGGCTGATGCGGTCGGTCGGCACAGTGGCCTCCTCAAGTGGACTGCTCCGGGAGCGGACTTCTGTGCGAGCGAGGCCGATCGTGCAGGGGGCGACCGGGTCTCACAAGACGCACAGGACACCGCTCGGCGGAGCCCGGGCCGAAAACGCTCTGCTCGGGGCAGGGCAGGCCCGCCGCACCGCGCGCGTCGGCAGCCGGCGCCACAAGGGCGAGGGCGGGCGGACGACGTTTCCGACGCGGCGACGAAGAACGGCCCGACGCTCTGTACATTGCCCACGGACGGCTTGATTCGGCCCCGTATCACGGCTTTTGGCAGCTTAAAGGAGTGCTTATGTGACCCCTCTCCGGGCCGTATTTACCTGAATCCGCAATTGTTGCCCGGGGTGGGTCGGCTCTGCGGCAGGCAGTGACGCCGTGAGGTGCTCCCAGGCCGCGTGGACGTCCTCCCCGACGATCCCGAACTGCGTGATGACCGCGACGCAGCGCCCGTCCTCGTCGTCGAGTTCGAGCGCCGAGGTCGGGCCGTGTGCCGCCGTGGAGCGGACCAGGTGACAGGACCGGACGCCCGTGAGGTCGATCTCCACCGAGCTCTGGGCGATCGCCGCGAACACCCGCCCGCCGACGGTCCGGTCGGTGACATGCACCCGGCCGCCGCACGCCTGCATGGCCGCCGGGGCGAACACCGCGACCCCGATCGGCAGCCCGACGGAGCAGACGTGGTCGAGTACGGCGGGCAGCACGCCGGCCTCGATCGGCCGGTGCTCGCCGCGGTATCCGCCGAACGCCGAACGCCGGGCGACCCCGCCGTCCGTGAGGATCGCGTCGAGTTGGGCGAGCTGGTCGCCGTTCTCCCACGCCGGCACCTGCGGCGCCGCGGGCGGTCCCGAGGCCGGTGCCCCGGCGTCGAGCGTGCCCACGAGTCCGGTCAGCAGCCGGTCCCCCTCGGAGAGCAGCCGCCCCTGATGCACGGTCCGGCCGTCCGCGTCCAGCAGACGCAGGGCGACCGCACCGGTGTCCTCGTCCCGTGCGACCACGGCCGAGGCGACACCGTCGCCGTCGACGCGGAGCGCGATCGAGCCCGGGTGCACGGCGAACGCCTCGCCGCGCAGGCTCGGGACCGCGTAACTGCCGGCCTGGTCGATCCGGGCGACCGGACCTCCGGTGACCGCCTGGACGTACTGAAAGAGCGTCAGGCACCGCGCCAACTCCGGCATCCGCGCGTCGATCAGCCGCACGCTGCTCCTCCGCCTGCCGCAGCACCCCTCGAACGCGCAGCGACCATGGGCGTCGTGGTCCGTCATGCTCAGTACACGTCCCGTACGTAGCGCTTCGCCCGCCGCAGGCCCGCCAGGTACTCCGCCGCGTCGTCGTCCCCGCGCCCGCGCTGCTCGGCGATGACGGACAGCAGGGCCGCCTCGACGTCCCTCGCCATACGGGAGGCGTCGCCGCAGACGTAGACGTGCGCGCCCTCCTCCAGCCACGCGTACAGCTCGCGCGACCGCTCCCGCATCCGCGTCTGCACGTACACCTTCTCGGCCTGGTCGCGCGAGAACGCGAGGTCGAGTTCGGTGAGCACGCCGCGCTTCCGCAAGTCCTCCAGCTCGTCCTCGTACACGAAGTCCGTCGCGCGGTGCTGGTCGCCGAAGAACAGCCAGTTGCGCCCGGCGGCGCCCCGCGCGGCGCGCTCGTGGAGGAAGCCGCGGAACGGTGCGATGCCCGTGCCGGGGCCGATCATGACCATCGGGGCGTCGTCGTCCGCCGGGACGCCGAAGGAGGCGTTCGGCTGCAGGTAGATGCCCACGGCCGCCCCCTCGCCGCCGGCCCTGTCCGCGAGGTACGTCGACGCGACGCCCTCGTACCGGCGCTCGGGGGCGCCGTACCGGACGGACGCGACGGTGAGGTGGATGCGGTCCGGGTGGGCCAGCGGGCTCGACGAGATCGAGTACTGGCGTGCCTGCAACGGCCGCAGGAACGGCAGCAGTTCGGCGAGGCCCGGCGCGGCGGAACCGGCGTCCCGCAGCAGGTCCAGCACGTCCCGGCCCCAGAGCCAGGAGTCGAGGTCGGAGCGGTCGCCGTGCGCCACCACCGAGGCGAGCTCACTCGACGGCGCCCGCTCCACGAGGTCGGCGATCAGCTCCTTCGACGGGGCGCGGATCTCGCGCTCGGTCCGCAGCAGCTCGGCGGCCTCCTCGTCACCGCCCGCACCGAGATGTTCCAGCAACTCCCCGACGAGAGCCGGGTCGTTCACCGGTACGACGGCCAGCGCGTCGCCCGCCGCGTACGTGATGCCGCTGTCGCCGAGGTCGAACTCGTAGTGGCGGATCTCCTTCGCGCTGCGGGGTGCGGACAGCAGACGGTTCACCGCGAGCCGGGAGCGGTACGGGTCGCGCTTGTTCCACCGGGAGCGTTGTGGCGCGGCGGCCGGGGAGGCCTCCGTGGTCCCGCCCGACGCGCCGGTCTCCGCGACCAGACGCTCCAGGACCGCCGCCGTCCACTGCGCCGCGGGCTCCTCGAAGTCGACGTCGCAGTCGACGCGTTCGTGCAGCCGGGTCGCCCCGAGCTGCTCAAGGCGGGTGTCGATGAGCTTCGCGGCCTGGCAGAAGTCGTCGTACCCCTGGTCGCCGAGCCCGAGGACCGCGTACCGCAGACCCTCCAGCCTCGGCGCCGTCTCGGCCTGGAGCGCCTCCCAGAACAGCCCGGCGTTGTCGGGCATCTCGCCCTCGCCGTACGTCGAGGTCACCACGATCACGTGGGACATCGCGGCGAGCCGTTCGGGCGTGACGTCGTCGAGCGCGGTGGCGGCGCCGCCGAGGCCACGGGCGCGGGCCCCGGCGACGAGCTCACCGGCGAGGAACTCGGCGTTGCCGGTCTGGGTGCCGTACAGGACGTCGACCGTCGCGGCGGGTGCGTCCGCCGCCGCGCCGTCCCGGCGTCCGGCGGCGGCGATCCCGGCGATGAACCCGGCGAGCCAGGCCTCCTGTTGGGCGGAGAACGGCGCGTCGGCCGGGATGAGGGACCCGGTCGGGGGCATGAGGGTCACGCGGTCACCGTCTCGGTCGGGGCCTGCGGGAGGTGGCTGAGGCGTCCGGCGATGTCGTCGAGCGCCGCCGTCGCGAGCAGCTCGTCGAACCGGGCGGCGCGGACGCGGCCGGCGTTCTTGGCGTTCTGGTGCATGATCCAGCCGTAGGTTCCGGGCGCGTCCACACTGAGGTTGTTCCGTTGCCGCAGCGCGCGCTTGTAGTCGTCGAGGCGCTTGATCGCGATGAGCGTGGCCAGCTCGCCGTCGTCGAACCGCTCCAGCGTGCCGCGCAGATACTTCACGACCCGCTGCTTGACGAAGAAGTCCTCGGTGAGGACGAGGTTGCGGACGGCCTCCGTCACGCGCGGATCGTCCGGGCCACTCGCCCCGGGCACCCGCTTGAGCGCGAGGTCCTGCGCGACGCCGAGCACCGTGTACGACGACAGCAGCGAGAACATGTCGTCGCTTCCCTGATCGCCGAACGCCGGGGCACGACCGCCGAGCACGGTGCGCCGGTCGCGGTAGTCGACCTTGAACGCGCGCAGCTTGTCGGAAGCGATCGAGGTCGCCAGCTCGTCGAGGAGTTCGTTGCGGGTCGCCGCGGCCAGGATTTCGGTCGCGTCCTGATACAGCAGCAGCGCACGGGGCATCCCGCAGTACACGTGCCGCCGTTCGCCCTCCCAGTCCTCCAGCAGCCGCGCCGCGAGCGGGGAGCCGGTCGCCTCCAAGTGCCATGCCAGCAGGAGTCGTACGGCTGCCTCGTGGAAGGCGCCGTGCTCGGTGTCGGTCACCGGGAACACCAGCAGCGAGTCGGCGCTCACCCGGCCGGCAAGCTCGCCCGTCGGGTCGTACTGGTAGAGGAACCCGCCGCTCATGCCGTTGCCGAGGCCCTTGCCGAAGCCGCCCAGGTTGAGCACGGTGCCGCCGGTCATGTACTCGCAGCCGAAGTCGCCGAGGCCCTCGACGACCGCGGTCGCGCCGGAGTTGCGCACGGCGAACCGGTCACCGGCCTCGCCCTGCACGAACGTCCGGCCGCCGGTCGCGCCGAACAGCGCGAAGTTCCCGACGAGCACGTTGCCGCCGCGTTCGGCGCTGCCGCCGCCCGGGGCGCGGACGACGATCCGGCCGCCGCTCTGGCTCTTGCCGACGCCGTCGTTGGCGG
Above is a window of Streptomyces sp. DT2A-34 DNA encoding:
- a CDS encoding MFS transporter, whose product is MPLIIYVLGFGTFAQGTSEFMLSGLLSSLAGDLGVSLSEAGLLVSAFAGGMVVGAPLLTLATLRLPRRAALVGFQVVFVAGHAAAALVPHFGFLLVMRVVTGMAYAGFWALASVTAVSLVPADRRGKAMSVVVSGLSLSMILGVPAGTLLAQHAGWRAAFWAVAVMSALSATAVLLALPGGRGTGAPQLRSRTELGSLAVPRLWVAYATTALTVSATIAVFSYLGALLEDVTGISEGLVPAVLGLYGVGALAGLTVGGRIADRVPFGVLLTGMGTVAAVAATIALTADLPAVVIPLAVLLAAGGFMTNPAVNARVFGILGETRTLGGAVNIAAFTSASPWLPGCPGW
- a CDS encoding cysteine desulfurase codes for the protein MTTPDVTAWPTPTDPSALRRRPGGFTAESVRHDFPILHRPVNGHPLIWLDNAATTQKPRQVIEALTAYYGTANSNIHRGAHTMAREATEAYEAGRAAVADFLGAPSPDGVVFVRGTTEAVNLVAQSWGRANLGPGDDILVPVLEHHSDIVPWQMVAKETRARLVPVPLTADGEIDQDAYADLLSSRTRLVAISHASNVLGTVPPVKEMTALAHRYGAKVLVDGAQAVAHFPVDVQDLNADFYAFSGHKLFAPTGIGVLYTKPDLLAGMAPWQGGGNMIESVDFGRTTFAAAPHKMEAGTGHISGVIGLLAALNWLTSLDREAVAAYEERLLSCARDALATVPGLQLIGSASDRIAVLTFTLAGQDPASVADWLDRDGIAVRAGHHCAQPALAHYGLESAARASLALYNTSDEVDQLVASLRRLQQSA
- a CDS encoding family 2B encapsulin nanocompartment shell protein; this translates as MPTDRISLSTESARQLATTTKTAPQMRGITPRYLLRALPWVDVESGVYRVNRRRTYVLGDDRISTHTDEGSPRVVQGDLREIPYLRETDDALLGQLADAFTETSFEAGQVLVQEGDTAEHLWVIVRGRAEKRAAGRYGDEALVQVIGDGQYFDLEAWTKGEPMPYAVKAVTPGVALRAARSALAGLMERDGSLRGAVESYAAGGVPAPGTEAPIDLSGGHVGEVDLPSTYVDYEDVPREYHMTLAQTRMMVHSRVADLYNGPMDQTRTQANLTVQALRERQENLMLNHPDLGLFHSVPAGQRVQARTGAPTPDDLDELLARVWKQPAYFVAHPRAIAAFGRECTRRGVPPVTDSRFGSPLLTWRGVPLLPSDKVPCPGGSGEAAGTTEILLMRVGEAEQGVVGLRPAAVPDEVEPGLSMRNMGMDRKGITSYLMTAYFNTAVLVDDAIAVLQNVEVSKYHDYA
- a CDS encoding sulfite reductase flavoprotein subunit alpha, whose translation is MPPTGSLIPADAPFSAQQEAWLAGFIAGIAAAGRRDGAAADAPAATVDVLYGTQTGNAEFLAGELVAGARARGLGGAATALDDVTPERLAAMSHVIVVTSTYGEGEMPDNAGLFWEALQAETAPRLEGLRYAVLGLGDQGYDDFCQAAKLIDTRLEQLGATRLHERVDCDVDFEEPAAQWTAAVLERLVAETGASGGTTEASPAAAPQRSRWNKRDPYRSRLAVNRLLSAPRSAKEIRHYEFDLGDSGITYAAGDALAVVPVNDPALVGELLEHLGAGGDEEAAELLRTEREIRAPSKELIADLVERAPSSELASVVAHGDRSDLDSWLWGRDVLDLLRDAGSAAPGLAELLPFLRPLQARQYSISSSPLAHPDRIHLTVASVRYGAPERRYEGVASTYLADRAGGEGAAVGIYLQPNASFGVPADDDAPMVMIGPGTGIAPFRGFLHERAARGAAGRNWLFFGDQHRATDFVYEDELEDLRKRGVLTELDLAFSRDQAEKVYVQTRMRERSRELYAWLEEGAHVYVCGDASRMARDVEAALLSVIAEQRGRGDDDAAEYLAGLRRAKRYVRDVY